The genomic interval CACAACGCGGTCAATATGGTCCACTACTTCAGTGATATCAGCATACATGGGGTTTTCGGCATTCACTTTTTCGGCATACGTTTTGAGCGTCTCATCGTCATTTCCCAGGCCATTTTCTTTGGCGTAAGCTGCAATTTTTTCACCATTGGCTTTGCGTTTATCTTGGGCTTCTTGAGTCACAAAAGATGAACCATAATTAATTTGGATGACGCCCCCATTATCTTTGAGTCTTCGAATTTCAGCATCGCCCATATTGCGTTCCCAGCCCGGCGTAAAATGTCGGCAGGAGGAATGGGAAGCAATCACCGGTACATCAGTCATATCCAAAACTTGGTTTATTACATCATCGGTTACGTGAGAAATATCTACCATGATGCCTACGCGATTCATTTCTTTAACCACTTTCCGGCCAAAAGGGCTGAGTCCGCCCCATGTCCCAGTAGTGTCGTATGATGAATCACAAATGAGATTATCCTTGGCATGGGTTAGGGTGATATAGCGTATACCGCGATCATAAAAATATTCCACGTTGCCTAAATCATCTAAAATGGGCGCGCCATTTTCCATACCCATGGGGAGGGCAATCTTACCATCGGCAAAAATGCGGTTCACGTCTGCCACACTGAATGCCACTTCGAATTTATCAGGATGGTCGTTGGCAACTCGATGGACAAGGTCAATAAGCGAGTCGGCCTTTTCTTTGGCTCCGCCTGTTTCTTGGTATGAAGAAGGAACGTAGATGGACATGAAAGGTGCGTCAAGACCGCCTTCTTTGGCGCGGACATAATCAAAATCTCCGCTTTTGGTTCTGACTGATAAATCTTCATAGGTTTTCTCCAAACGCCAGGGGACATCAATATGGCCATCGGTTATTATGAATTTATGGGCCAGTTCATAGGCCTGTTTTTTCAGGGCCGCATCATTGCTGCAACCGCCAATCAGAATTCCGATTGTAAGTAAAAAAATATGTTTCATAATTCTCATTTTATATCCTTTTGTTTTTTAATTTTTTTCCCACCAAAGTGGTTTTCGTTTTGCATTCCCAGTTACCACCTCATTCATGGTGGCCGCATCGTAAAGACGGCCATTGATCATCACCATTTCTACCGAATCAGAATTTTGAATATTTTTTAAGGGGTTCTTCCCAAGGATGACCAAATCCGCCAGTTTTCCTTGTTCAATTGAACCGAGATCGTCACCCATGCCTAAGTATTCAGCGCCATTAATGGTGGATGCTTTTAACGCTTCCATGGGACTCATGCCACCTTGGGCCATCATCCACATTTCCCAGTGGACACCCATCCCTTGGAGTTGGCCATGTGCGCCGTTGTTCACCTTAACGCCCGCATCAGATAAGGCCTTTGCCGCTTTGGCATTTTCAATATGGTTCCAATCGTCTTCTTCTA from Candidatus Neomarinimicrobiota bacterium carries:
- a CDS encoding membrane dipeptidase; translated protein: MRIMKHIFLLTIGILIGGCSNDAALKKQAYELAHKFIITDGHIDVPWRLEKTYEDLSVRTKSGDFDYVRAKEGGLDAPFMSIYVPSSYQETGGAKEKADSLIDLVHRVANDHPDKFEVAFSVADVNRIFADGKIALPMGMENGAPILDDLGNVEYFYDRGIRYITLTHAKDNLICDSSYDTTGTWGGLSPFGRKVVKEMNRVGIMVDISHVTDDVINQVLDMTDVPVIASHSSCRHFTPGWERNMGDAEIRRLKDNGGVIQINYGSSFVTQEAQDKRKANGEKIAAYAKENGLGNDDETLKTYAEKVNAENPMYADITEVVDHIDRVVALAGIDHVGIGSDYDGVGDSLPYGLKDASSYPNLIFHLLKRGYSEEDIEKICYKNVWRVWSAVEVAAN